The DNA sequence CACGTCTCGTTCGGTCACGGTGTGCACTTCTGCCTCGGTGCGGCGCTGGCCCGCATGGAGGTCGGCAGCTTCTTCACGCAGCTGGTGCCCAGGCTGCGTTCCGTGGAACTCGCCGGTCGGCCCGAACACGTCGCGACGACGTTCGTCGGCGGGCTCAAGCACCTGCCGATCCGGTACTGCGTGGCGTAGGTCAGCAGCACCGCGCGCCGGGGTCGGCGTCGGCGGCCGCGTGACGCATGCGCCAGTACTCCCGCTCGCTGAGCACCGGCTGGCCGGGGTGCGTGCGGCGGCGGTGCTCGAGATAGCGGTCGTAGTGGTTGTCGCCCATCAGTGAGGCGACGTACCAACGGATCT is a window from the Mycolicibacterium litorale genome containing:
- a CDS encoding YbdD/YjiX family protein, which encodes MGCVAGFARQIRWYVASLMGDNHYDRYLEHRRRTHPGQPVLSEREYWRMRHAAADADPGARCC